Proteins from a genomic interval of bacterium:
- a CDS encoding flagellar hook-basal body protein: MNRGLYTLASGGLAMERQLDAVANNVANANTPGYKAERFVFESSPLLNGPLPPVDDPVLLELIPQVVESLQRRDFSPGPITTTGNPLDVAIGNPTAFFAVSTPRGERYTRQGTFALDAEGFLVAGNGQRVQGEGGDIRIDQREGALDIADDGTLWVDQVRIDRLRLVDFGPSPRLVPEGAETFAPVPGVFGSELQAEAVSLTQGALERSNVDPVKGVTQLVEIARGYESYMRAITRLDEIARRTIDEVGRVG, translated from the coding sequence ATGAACCGCGGACTCTACACTCTGGCCTCCGGCGGCCTCGCGATGGAGCGGCAGCTCGACGCGGTGGCCAACAACGTCGCGAACGCGAACACGCCCGGCTACAAGGCCGAGCGCTTCGTCTTCGAGTCGTCGCCGCTCCTCAACGGGCCGCTGCCGCCGGTCGACGATCCCGTCCTGCTCGAGCTGATCCCGCAGGTGGTCGAGAGCCTCCAGCGGCGCGACTTCTCGCCCGGGCCGATCACCACGACCGGCAATCCGCTCGACGTCGCGATCGGCAACCCGACGGCGTTCTTCGCCGTCTCCACGCCGCGCGGCGAGCGCTACACCCGTCAGGGCACCTTCGCCCTCGACGCCGAGGGCTTCCTCGTCGCCGGCAACGGCCAGCGCGTGCAGGGCGAGGGCGGCGACATCCGGATCGACCAGCGCGAGGGCGCGCTCGACATCGCCGACGACGGCACGCTGTGGGTCGACCAGGTGCGCATCGACCGGCTGCGCCTCGTCGACTTCGGTCCGAGCCCGCGGCTCGTCCCCGAGGGCGCGGAGACCTTCGCGCCGGTGCCCGGCGTCTTCGGCTCCGAGCTCCAGGCCGAAGCGGTGTCGCTCACGCAGGGCGCGCTCGAGCGCTCGAACGTCGACCCGGTGAAGGGCGTCACGCAGCTGGTCGAGATCGCCCGCGGCTACGAATCCTACATGCGCGCCATCACGCGGCTCGACGAGATCGCGCGCCGTACCATCGACGAGGTCGGGAGGGTCGGATGA
- the flgA gene encoding flagellar basal body P-ring formation protein FlgA, whose translation MTRVWGILGSILGLLLGAAAAAESGRIVVPGEVVVSADPIRVRDVAALEGAAEALGDVVLGPAPGAGESRTFDGLRLLDTLKRGGLDPARVTYTLPPLLRVRRATQDVPPAELRALVETHLAKELGPGAADVTVRSVETTGPVLVPSGPWSATVTAPAGAPLVGRVRFGVDFRQDDRLVRTVWVTADIARPADVVVATRAVGRGEVLTEKDVTVERLDLSDLPRGIVTDPAELVGLTVRQPLVPWTPVRREQVGTNALVRRGDAVMIVAAQGALRITTPGEVRADAGRGESVPVLNRLSGKKIVGRVVDARTVQVEF comes from the coding sequence ATGACGCGGGTGTGGGGGATCCTGGGATCGATCCTGGGGCTGCTGCTCGGTGCGGCGGCGGCGGCGGAGAGCGGCCGCATCGTCGTTCCGGGCGAGGTCGTCGTGTCGGCGGATCCGATCCGCGTGCGCGACGTCGCCGCGCTCGAGGGCGCCGCGGAGGCGCTCGGCGACGTCGTCCTCGGGCCGGCGCCCGGCGCGGGCGAGTCGCGCACGTTCGACGGGCTGCGTCTCCTCGACACCCTGAAGCGGGGCGGGCTCGACCCGGCCCGCGTCACCTACACGCTGCCGCCGCTGCTGCGCGTGCGCCGCGCGACCCAGGACGTGCCGCCCGCGGAGCTGCGGGCGCTGGTCGAGACGCACCTCGCGAAGGAGCTCGGGCCGGGCGCTGCCGACGTCACCGTGCGCTCGGTCGAGACGACGGGTCCGGTGCTGGTGCCGTCCGGGCCGTGGAGCGCGACCGTCACGGCGCCGGCGGGCGCGCCGCTCGTCGGCCGCGTGCGCTTCGGCGTCGACTTCCGTCAGGACGACCGCCTCGTGCGCACCGTCTGGGTGACGGCGGACATCGCGCGCCCGGCCGACGTCGTGGTCGCCACCCGCGCCGTCGGCCGCGGCGAGGTGCTGACCGAGAAGGACGTCACCGTCGAGCGGCTCGATCTGTCGGACCTGCCGCGCGGCATCGTCACCGATCCGGCCGAGCTGGTGGGGCTCACCGTCCGCCAGCCGCTCGTGCCCTGGACGCCGGTGCGCCGCGAGCAGGTGGGCACCAACGCCCTCGTGCGGCGCGGCGACGCGGTCATGATCGTCGCCGCGCAGGGTGCGCTGCGCATCACCACGCCCGGCGAGGTGCGCGCGGACGCGGGACGCGGCGAGTCGGTTCCGGTCCTGAACCGCCTCAGCGGCAAGAAGATCGTCGGCCGCGTCGTCGACGCGCGCACCGTGCAGGTGGAGTTCTAG
- a CDS encoding FliA/WhiG family RNA polymerase sigma factor: MADTGYGELVRGRRAGKARGQAYEALQGNREEILRRYMPLVRRVVQRLAVRKPPHIDLDDLVSWGIVGLLDAIGKYDPKKEALFSTYAQFRIRGAILDHLRSLDWVPRSVRQKAALIEKVSHELEGRLGRPPVEDEIAAELGMKLPAYQELLTKVGEMSLFSLEDLGFGSGEERFNVERSFEEQDVDPLGTLLSQERVHLVADAIARLPEREKLVISLYYHDELTMKEVGAVLGLTESRVSQLHSQATLRLKSHLRTSLAPEDAEDS, translated from the coding sequence ATGGCCGATACCGGCTACGGCGAGCTCGTTCGTGGCCGGCGCGCCGGCAAGGCGCGCGGGCAGGCGTACGAAGCGCTCCAGGGCAACCGCGAGGAGATCCTGCGCCGCTACATGCCGCTCGTGCGGCGCGTGGTGCAGCGGCTCGCGGTCCGCAAGCCGCCGCACATCGACCTCGACGATCTCGTCTCGTGGGGCATCGTCGGGCTGCTCGACGCGATCGGCAAGTACGATCCGAAGAAGGAAGCGCTCTTCTCGACGTACGCGCAGTTCCGCATCCGCGGCGCGATCCTCGACCACCTGCGCTCGCTCGACTGGGTGCCGCGCAGCGTGCGCCAGAAGGCGGCGCTGATCGAGAAGGTGTCGCACGAGCTCGAGGGCCGGCTCGGGCGTCCGCCGGTCGAGGACGAGATCGCCGCCGAGCTCGGCATGAAGCTGCCGGCGTATCAGGAGCTCCTGACGAAGGTGGGCGAGATGAGCCTGTTCAGCCTCGAGGATCTCGGCTTCGGCTCCGGCGAGGAGCGCTTCAACGTCGAGCGCAGCTTCGAGGAGCAGGACGTCGATCCGCTCGGCACGCTCTTGTCGCAGGAGCGCGTCCACCTCGTCGCCGACGCGATCGCGCGCCTGCCCGAGCGCGAGAAGCTGGTGATCTCGCTCTACTACCACGACGAGCTGACCATGAAGGAGGTCGGCGCGGTGCTCGGGCTGACCGAGTCGCGCGTCTCGCAGCTCCATTCCCAGGCGACGCTGCGGCTGAAGAGCCATCTGCGCACCAGCCTCGCCCCGGAGGACGCGGAGGACTCGTGA
- a CDS encoding flagellar basal body P-ring protein FlgI: MAVLTRLAVVLAAWTLACASAHAARIKDIAAVEGMRGNQLSGYGLVVGLNGTGDSQQAIFTPQSIINMLRRKGITLTVNPRQLQVKNVAAVMVTATLQAFARQGTRLPAQVSSLGDAKSLQGGTLVQTPLFGADGQVYAVAQGAVSLGGGFSARGPGASAQSGHPTAAWLTQGAIVEKEVPSSLGAGGVVTIALHQPDFTTAERVVLAVNRELGRVAHVVDAGTIAIGLRSNDPEAAIEAVTRVERLEVSPDVAARVVLNERTGTVIIGNDVRVRPVAIAHGSLQVTVQTDYGVSQPAPFSGGVTTIVPETEIQVKEGDKRNLHYLKNGVSLGQIVSGLNALGVTPQDLIAILQAIKQAGALEAELEIM, from the coding sequence ATGGCCGTTCTGACGAGACTCGCCGTCGTGCTCGCCGCGTGGACGCTGGCGTGCGCCAGCGCCCATGCCGCGCGCATCAAGGACATCGCCGCCGTCGAAGGCATGCGCGGCAACCAGCTCTCGGGCTACGGCCTCGTCGTCGGCCTGAACGGCACCGGCGACAGCCAGCAGGCGATCTTCACGCCGCAGTCGATCATCAACATGCTGCGCCGCAAGGGCATCACGCTGACGGTGAACCCGCGGCAGCTGCAGGTGAAGAACGTCGCCGCGGTGATGGTGACCGCGACGCTGCAGGCGTTCGCGAGGCAGGGCACGCGGCTGCCGGCGCAGGTGTCGTCGCTGGGCGACGCGAAGAGCCTGCAGGGCGGCACGCTCGTGCAGACGCCGCTCTTCGGCGCCGACGGCCAGGTGTACGCGGTCGCGCAGGGTGCGGTGTCGCTCGGCGGCGGCTTCTCGGCGCGCGGCCCGGGCGCGAGCGCACAGAGCGGCCATCCCACGGCGGCCTGGCTCACGCAGGGGGCGATCGTCGAGAAGGAGGTGCCGTCGAGCCTCGGCGCCGGCGGCGTCGTGACGATCGCCCTGCATCAGCCCGACTTCACCACCGCCGAGCGCGTCGTCCTGGCGGTGAATCGCGAGCTCGGCCGCGTGGCGCACGTCGTCGACGCGGGGACGATCGCCATCGGCCTGCGCAGCAACGACCCCGAGGCCGCGATCGAGGCGGTGACCCGCGTCGAGCGGCTCGAGGTGAGCCCCGACGTCGCCGCCCGCGTGGTCCTGAACGAGCGCACGGGCACGGTCATCATCGGCAACGACGTGCGCGTGCGCCCGGTCGCGATCGCCCACGGCAGCCTCCAGGTGACGGTGCAGACCGACTACGGCGTCTCGCAGCCGGCGCCGTTCTCGGGCGGCGTGACGACGATCGTCCCCGAGACCGAGATCCAGGTGAAGGAGGGCGACAAGCGCAACCTCCACTATCTGAAGAACGGCGTCAGCCTCGGGCAGATCGTCTCCGGCCTGAACGCGCTCGGCGTGACACCGCAGGACCTGATCGCGATCCTCCAGGCGATCAAGCAGGCGGGCGCCCTCGAGGCCGAGCTGGAGATCATGTGA
- the flgM gene encoding flagellar biosynthesis anti-sigma factor FlgM, giving the protein MKVSDRKAIRNPEVGGPQGVADGVRGGRAEGVENPTGDSVEVSPAARALARLVEGGEIDAAPVRPEKVEPLKAAVAGGTYRVDAEATARAFLREVLGDLVR; this is encoded by the coding sequence ATGAAGGTAAGCGATCGAAAGGCCATTCGGAATCCGGAGGTTGGCGGCCCCCAGGGGGTCGCCGACGGGGTACGCGGCGGGCGCGCGGAGGGTGTCGAAAACCCGACCGGCGACTCGGTGGAGGTCTCGCCCGCGGCGCGGGCGCTGGCCCGCCTGGTCGAGGGCGGAGAGATCGACGCCGCGCCGGTCCGCCCCGAGAAGGTGGAGCCGCTGAAGGCCGCCGTCGCCGGCGGCACCTACCGGGTCGACGCCGAGGCCACCGCGCGCGCCTTCCTGCGCGAGGTGCTGGGAGACCTCGTCCGCTGA
- a CDS encoding EscU/YscU/HrcU family type III secretion system export apparatus switch protein, translated as MADSADRTEEATPKRREEARKHGQVVLSPEIAPVVVMLFALTIATIGAPLLTARMGEVMRAWLAAVGPLGGSDDPVMPLAWRSALDLGALLGPFFVLVGVAGVSAVVAQVGFQPRAELLLPKPERISPTQGWKRVFSMQGAANMVKAVVKITVVLLVAYRVLRTIGEAAVATPGMPLQDILALTGDGLRRLFLVMIFPLTALGLADWFWQRFQHERSLKMSRQEVKQEHKESEGDPQIRGRFRRAHREMAKRRMLADVATADVVLTNPTHVAVALRYRPTEGAAPIVIAKGADELCERIKSAARTAGVPIVERRALARALFRSVRIGGEVPPALYKAVAEILAYIYSLRGAPALGGGR; from the coding sequence GTGGCTGACAGCGCCGATCGCACCGAAGAAGCGACACCAAAACGTCGCGAGGAAGCGCGCAAGCACGGCCAGGTCGTCCTCTCGCCGGAGATCGCGCCCGTGGTGGTGATGCTCTTCGCGCTGACGATCGCCACCATCGGCGCTCCGCTGCTGACGGCGCGGATGGGCGAGGTGATGCGCGCCTGGCTCGCGGCGGTGGGGCCGCTCGGCGGCTCGGACGACCCGGTGATGCCGCTCGCCTGGCGCTCGGCGCTCGACCTGGGCGCGTTGCTCGGGCCGTTCTTCGTGCTCGTCGGCGTGGCGGGCGTGAGCGCCGTGGTGGCGCAGGTGGGATTCCAGCCGCGCGCCGAGCTGCTCCTGCCGAAGCCGGAGCGGATCAGCCCGACCCAGGGCTGGAAGCGCGTCTTCTCGATGCAGGGCGCCGCCAACATGGTGAAGGCGGTCGTCAAGATCACCGTCGTCCTGCTCGTCGCCTACCGCGTGCTGCGCACGATCGGGGAGGCGGCGGTGGCGACGCCGGGGATGCCGCTCCAGGACATCCTGGCGCTCACCGGTGACGGCCTCCGGCGCCTCTTCCTGGTGATGATCTTCCCGCTCACGGCCCTCGGGCTCGCGGACTGGTTCTGGCAGCGCTTCCAGCACGAGCGCTCGCTCAAGATGAGCCGCCAGGAGGTGAAGCAGGAGCACAAAGAGTCGGAAGGCGATCCGCAGATCCGCGGCCGCTTCCGCCGCGCGCACCGCGAGATGGCGAAGCGGCGCATGCTCGCCGACGTCGCCACCGCGGACGTCGTGCTGACGAACCCGACGCACGTGGCCGTGGCGCTCCGCTACCGGCCGACCGAGGGCGCGGCGCCGATCGTGATCGCCAAGGGGGCGGACGAGCTCTGCGAGCGCATCAAGTCGGCCGCGCGCACGGCCGGCGTGCCGATCGTCGAGCGCCGGGCGCTCGCCCGAGCGCTCTTCCGCAGCGTCCGGATCGGCGGCGAGGTGCCGCCGGCGCTCTACAAGGCGGTCGCCGAGATCCTCGCCTACATCTACTCGCTGCGCGGCGCGCCGGCCCTCGGGGGAGGGCGCTAG
- the flhA gene encoding flagellar biosynthesis protein FlhA, with product MADSAVAAAPRPVAGAATGELAIPLALVGVVIIMVLPLPSALIDLLLAISIALSLVILMVGMYTQNALEFSTFPSVLLVVTLFRLALNVASTRLILLHGHEGTAAAGHVIQAFGSFVVGGSYAVGLVIFLILVIINFAVITKGAGRIAEVAARFTLDAMPGKQLAIDAELNSGLTTEKEARARRKAIEEEADFYGAMDGASKFVRGDAVAGLVITAINIVGGFFIGIVQQGMNWQDAAQTYTILTIGDGLVSQLPALLISTAAGIIVTRATSGSDLGTEVAGQLLTSPRVLWIVSGILGAFAIVPGLPFLPFILLAGAAGGLAANGGLARPKPPEEAAAAGTAGVPATKGREERTEGLLPLDLMELEVGFELVTLVDGKLGNGEAAPGGDLVERIRALRRQLALEMGFIVPPIHIRDNLQIKPHAYSILLKGVEIAHGEIRTGCHLAINPGTASAAVPGVPTREPAFGLDALWVAAADRERAQLAGYTVVDPGTVVITHLTEVIRRHAHELLGRQEVQVLLDQLAKSRPKVVEELVPQVLSVGGVQRVLQNLLREGVSVRDLATILETLADVAPRTKDPDVLTEHVRQALGRAITQRLVGADGSLALMTLAGAIERALIDALQRSEDGTTLAPDPTLAQKVVVKLGEWGERFSAQHLSPVLLCAATLRPHLRRLLERYLPQLVVLSPPEIAPNVRVRSLGTVTLE from the coding sequence ATGGCCGACTCCGCCGTCGCCGCCGCACCGCGCCCGGTCGCCGGGGCCGCCACCGGCGAGCTCGCGATCCCGCTCGCGCTCGTCGGCGTCGTCATCATCATGGTGCTGCCGCTCCCGTCGGCGCTGATCGACCTGCTGCTGGCGATCTCGATCGCGCTCTCGCTCGTCATCCTGATGGTCGGGATGTACACGCAGAACGCGCTCGAGTTCTCGACCTTCCCCTCGGTGCTGCTGGTCGTGACGCTGTTCCGGCTGGCGCTGAACGTCGCCTCGACGCGCCTCATCCTCCTGCACGGCCACGAGGGCACGGCCGCCGCCGGCCACGTGATCCAGGCCTTCGGCAGCTTCGTCGTCGGCGGCAGCTACGCCGTCGGCCTCGTCATCTTCCTGATCCTCGTCATCATCAACTTCGCGGTGATCACGAAGGGCGCCGGCCGCATCGCCGAGGTGGCGGCGCGCTTCACCCTCGACGCGATGCCCGGCAAGCAGCTCGCCATCGACGCCGAGCTGAACAGCGGCCTCACCACCGAGAAGGAGGCCCGCGCGCGCCGCAAGGCGATCGAGGAGGAGGCAGACTTCTACGGCGCGATGGACGGTGCGTCGAAGTTCGTCCGCGGCGACGCCGTCGCCGGCCTCGTCATCACGGCGATCAACATCGTCGGCGGCTTCTTCATCGGCATCGTCCAGCAGGGCATGAACTGGCAGGACGCGGCGCAGACCTACACCATCCTGACCATCGGCGACGGGCTCGTCTCGCAGCTGCCGGCGCTGCTCATCTCGACCGCGGCCGGCATCATCGTCACGCGCGCGACCTCGGGCAGCGATCTCGGCACCGAGGTCGCCGGCCAGCTCCTGACGAGCCCGCGCGTCCTGTGGATCGTCTCGGGCATCCTCGGCGCCTTCGCGATCGTGCCGGGGCTGCCGTTCCTGCCGTTCATCCTGCTCGCCGGGGCCGCCGGCGGGCTGGCGGCGAACGGCGGCCTGGCGCGCCCGAAGCCGCCCGAGGAGGCGGCCGCCGCCGGGACGGCGGGGGTGCCGGCGACGAAGGGGCGCGAGGAGCGCACCGAGGGCCTCCTGCCGCTCGACCTCATGGAGCTGGAGGTCGGCTTCGAGCTGGTGACCCTCGTCGACGGCAAGCTCGGCAACGGCGAAGCCGCGCCGGGCGGCGACCTCGTCGAGCGCATCCGCGCCCTGCGGCGCCAGCTCGCGCTCGAGATGGGCTTCATCGTCCCGCCGATCCACATCCGCGACAACCTCCAGATCAAGCCGCACGCGTACTCGATCCTGCTGAAGGGCGTCGAGATCGCGCACGGCGAGATCCGCACGGGCTGCCACCTCGCCATCAACCCGGGGACGGCGTCGGCGGCGGTGCCGGGCGTGCCCACGCGCGAGCCGGCGTTCGGCCTCGACGCGCTGTGGGTGGCGGCGGCGGATCGCGAGCGCGCGCAGCTCGCCGGCTACACGGTGGTCGACCCGGGGACGGTCGTCATCACGCACCTCACCGAGGTGATCCGCCGGCACGCGCACGAGCTGCTCGGACGGCAGGAGGTGCAGGTGCTCCTCGACCAGCTCGCGAAGTCGCGGCCGAAGGTGGTCGAGGAGCTGGTGCCGCAGGTGCTGTCCGTGGGCGGCGTGCAGCGCGTCCTCCAGAACCTCCTGCGCGAGGGCGTCTCGGTGCGCGACCTCGCGACCATCCTGGAGACGCTCGCCGACGTGGCGCCGCGCACGAAGGACCCCGACGTCCTCACCGAGCACGTCCGCCAGGCCCTCGGCCGCGCCATCACGCAGCGCCTCGTCGGCGCCGACGGCTCGCTCGCGCTGATGACGCTGGCGGGGGCGATCGAGCGCGCCCTCATCGACGCCCTCCAGCGCAGCGAGGACGGCACCACGCTCGCGCCCGATCCGACGCTGGCCCAGAAGGTCGTCGTCAAGCTGGGGGAGTGGGGCGAGCGCTTCTCGGCGCAGCACCTCTCGCCCGTCCTGCTCTGCGCGGCGACGCTGCGGCCGCATCTGCGCCGCCTGCTCGAGCGCTACCTGCCGCAGCTCGTCGTCCTCTCGCCGCCGGAGATCGCGCCCAACGTCCGCGTGCGCTCGCTCGGCACGGTGACCCTCGAATGA
- a CDS encoding flagellar basal body L-ring protein FlgH, producing the protein MRRRRLLLVALAALVVSGCYANRPALQPLPARIGPQPSPPPANGSLWHPELPQNYAVFDVRARFPGDLLTIVVSEASKGRKNATTDGKADSSISASVQDFFGLPVSALKLLPSGYDPEAVVTAQTKRSHDAAGTTTREGTLTASVTVTVVQVDDAGNLHVQGDKIVTINSEDQHIVLTGVVRPEDILPDNTILSSRVADARISYYGYGSVGDKQGTPLGHRLFDWLWPF; encoded by the coding sequence GTGCGGCGCCGTCGCCTCCTCCTCGTCGCCCTGGCGGCGCTCGTCGTCAGCGGCTGCTACGCCAACCGGCCGGCGCTCCAGCCGCTGCCGGCACGCATCGGCCCGCAGCCGTCGCCGCCGCCCGCCAACGGCTCGCTCTGGCATCCCGAGCTGCCGCAGAACTACGCCGTCTTCGACGTGCGCGCGCGCTTCCCCGGCGACCTCCTCACCATCGTCGTCTCGGAGGCGTCCAAGGGCCGCAAGAACGCCACCACCGACGGCAAGGCCGACTCGTCGATCTCGGCGAGCGTGCAGGACTTCTTCGGGCTGCCGGTGTCGGCGCTGAAGCTGCTGCCGAGCGGCTACGACCCCGAAGCCGTCGTGACCGCGCAGACCAAGCGCTCGCACGACGCCGCCGGCACGACGACGCGCGAGGGCACGCTCACCGCGAGCGTGACCGTCACCGTGGTGCAGGTCGACGACGCCGGCAACCTGCACGTGCAGGGCGACAAGATCGTCACCATCAACAGCGAGGACCAGCACATCGTGCTGACCGGCGTCGTCCGCCCCGAGGACATCCTCCCCGACAACACGATCCTCTCGAGCCGCGTCGCCGACGCGCGCATCAGCTACTACGGCTACGGCTCGGTGGGCGACAAGCAGGGCACGCCCCTCGGGCATCGGCTGTTCGACTGGCTATGGCCGTTCTGA
- a CDS encoding MinD/ParA family protein, which translates to MDEVMVETAPIGAAAGALAPLRVVAVASGKGGVGKTSVAANLAVALARRGLRTWLLDADLGLANLDVVLGVSPTRSLLHVLRDEARLDDVIVEGPGGVRLIPAASGVAELTTLSTAQQRALLDELDGLDGAVDALLVDVAAGVSPSVLWFAAAAAETLVVLTPEPTALTDAYALVKLLALRHGRRDFLVLVNMAASVADAEAAFRRLAQVTDRFLRVRLEYLGFVPFDDAVARAVRRQQPCVLTAPGSPASQAIARLAQRLAARPPAQPTGGVQFFFRRLLAEAGKE; encoded by the coding sequence ATGGACGAGGTGATGGTGGAGACGGCGCCGATCGGGGCCGCAGCGGGTGCGCTCGCGCCGTTGCGCGTCGTCGCGGTGGCCAGCGGCAAGGGCGGCGTGGGCAAGACCAGCGTGGCGGCAAATCTTGCCGTGGCGCTGGCGCGCCGCGGGCTGCGGACCTGGCTGCTGGACGCGGATCTCGGGCTGGCGAACCTCGACGTCGTGCTCGGCGTCAGCCCGACGCGGAGCCTGCTGCACGTGCTGCGCGACGAGGCGCGCCTGGACGACGTGATCGTGGAGGGGCCGGGCGGCGTGCGCCTGATCCCGGCCGCGAGCGGCGTCGCCGAGCTGACGACGCTGTCGACGGCGCAGCAGCGCGCGCTGCTCGACGAGCTCGACGGCCTCGACGGCGCGGTCGACGCGCTGCTCGTCGACGTCGCCGCCGGCGTGTCGCCGAGCGTGCTGTGGTTCGCCGCGGCGGCCGCCGAGACGCTCGTCGTGCTGACGCCCGAGCCGACGGCGCTCACCGACGCGTACGCGCTCGTGAAGCTGCTCGCGCTGCGCCACGGCCGGCGCGACTTCCTCGTGCTGGTGAACATGGCGGCGAGCGTCGCCGACGCGGAGGCCGCGTTCCGCCGTCTCGCGCAGGTGACCGACCGCTTCCTGCGCGTGCGGCTCGAGTACCTCGGCTTCGTGCCGTTCGACGACGCGGTCGCGCGCGCGGTGCGTCGCCAGCAGCCGTGCGTCCTGACGGCGCCGGGCTCGCCTGCGAGCCAGGCGATCGCGCGCCTGGCCCAGCGCCTGGCGGCGCGTCCCCCTGCGCAACCGACGGGCGGGGTCCAGTTCTTCTTCCGGCGTCTGCTCGCCGAGGCGGGGAAGGAATGA
- the flgG gene encoding flagellar basal-body rod protein FlgG, with product MIRALYSAATGMQAQALAVDVIANNLANVNTTGFKRSRADFEDLLYQTLRAPGAPTTNNTQSPTGIQVGLGTKPAAVQRIFTQGDYTQTGAPLDVAIEGQGLFQVTMPDGSQAFTRAGSWKLDNQSRIVTSEGMPMEPGITIPDGSKDVTIGQDGIVTAILPGATAPTQLGQMQLARFTNPPGLNAIGKNLFTETDSSGPPSLGNPGEENRGTLLQGFLENSNVSIVEELIGLITSQRAYEVNSKAITTADEMLRVTNQIVA from the coding sequence ATGATCCGTGCGCTGTACAGCGCCGCGACGGGCATGCAGGCGCAGGCCCTCGCGGTGGACGTCATCGCCAACAACCTGGCGAACGTGAACACGACCGGCTTCAAGCGCAGCCGTGCCGACTTCGAGGACCTGCTGTACCAGACGCTGCGGGCTCCCGGGGCGCCGACGACCAACAACACGCAGTCGCCGACCGGCATCCAGGTCGGCCTCGGCACCAAGCCCGCCGCCGTGCAGCGCATCTTCACGCAGGGCGACTACACCCAGACCGGCGCGCCGCTCGACGTCGCCATCGAGGGGCAGGGCCTGTTCCAGGTGACGATGCCCGACGGCAGCCAGGCGTTCACCCGCGCCGGCTCGTGGAAGCTCGACAACCAGTCGCGCATCGTCACCTCGGAGGGCATGCCGATGGAGCCGGGCATCACCATCCCCGACGGCAGCAAGGACGTCACCATCGGCCAGGACGGCATCGTCACCGCCATCCTGCCCGGCGCCACGGCGCCGACGCAGCTGGGCCAGATGCAGCTCGCGCGCTTCACCAATCCGCCGGGCCTCAACGCCATCGGCAAGAACCTCTTCACCGAGACGGACAGCTCGGGGCCGCCGAGCCTCGGGAACCCCGGCGAGGAGAACCGCGGCACGCTGCTCCAGGGGTTCCTCGAGAACTCCAACGTCAGCATCGTCGAGGAGCTGATCGGGCTCATCACGAGCCAGCGCGCCTACGAGGTCAACTCGAAGGCGATCACGACCGCCGACGAGATGCTGCGGGTGACGAACCAGATCGTGGCGTGA
- a CDS encoding rod-binding protein — MIDPTGMGAVGRLEALLGPGQGGTGRARDAQAAARELGTVFLTQLIGALRKTVPDAGLFPRSEARTVFEGAFDRTMAEVLGEGDPFGLVKAMAPPGAGLKVSGPSADSSGGQPLPTSAEEGPEP; from the coding sequence GTGATCGATCCGACGGGGATGGGCGCGGTCGGGCGCCTCGAGGCCCTCCTCGGCCCGGGCCAGGGCGGTACCGGCCGGGCGCGCGACGCGCAGGCCGCGGCGCGCGAGCTGGGCACCGTGTTCCTCACCCAGCTGATCGGCGCCCTGCGCAAGACCGTCCCCGACGCCGGGCTCTTCCCCCGCTCGGAGGCCCGCACCGTCTTCGAGGGGGCGTTCGACCGCACGATGGCGGAGGTCCTCGGGGAGGGCGACCCCTTCGGGCTGGTCAAGGCGATGGCGCCGCCGGGGGCCGGGCTAAAGGTTTCCGGACCCTCCGCCGATAGCTCTGGTGGGCAACCTCTGCCGACGAGCGCGGAGGAAGGGCCGGAGCCATGA